A region from the Hippoglossus hippoglossus isolate fHipHip1 chromosome 18, fHipHip1.pri, whole genome shotgun sequence genome encodes:
- the LOC117751777 gene encoding synaptopodin-2 isoform X2, producing the protein MGTGDYICVTLRGGAPWGFTLTEGEGDTYRPFLITQVEEGGRAFSAGVQEGDEVVSLNGEPCADLTLLRALALIETSIDCLQLLLKRYGSITEDDESDTYCGERESSSDALASTTLHILSPKHRSQSPRELYIAESQDEAYYGELDSNSESPKGPQLFCTQLDAPPSDGQRGREPVFREKEVRQCFSPGNVVELQVSLSEQTSDRAGCSSLGSALGVEGGLSNREVIETIHTSTISHRLPCPVREPLGQHGVVLGSPSVLGQVEVILQQPSASGAGRGILSVGGPRVSGSVGSQSEGEEGGGHCEGDPGSFTVSFGIPTDEASQAAEQDSDSEGDPDKPNKHRARHSRLRRSESLSEKQVKDHKSKCKRIALLLTAAPPNPNNKGVLMFKKHRQRAKKYTLVSYGTGEDEPENSDDEDEEDEKQETHTVEFTLVAPNDSDLDKHFLTNVHSSKGVLTINWDKGLLEIERNLNNKAEMECLPDTKGKGALMFVQRRQRMDEISAEHDELRRQGIPVEAVPEPEKKTMEQSYMQSTTEGHAYMDVNVHQQSQQQHQCQQYQEQQFHEQQHGYQQQQQSYQQQQQNYQQQQEYQQYQQQQYEQQQVYQQQQVYQQQQEYHQEHQQMQQYSSNVNGTVQHQANEMQSSFSNRTAKPFSVEKMAATPFSPAMCGANEDSVGQGEELASRDERIATPASRTGLLMDARKRNTGKQMFTFKEAPKVSPNPALLNLLNKGDKKLGFESGPEEDYLSLGAEACNFLQSPRAKQKNPPPVAPKPAIDPSSPPWSPQIEMNNQDMAQCAENSVSTPAAAPTTDTTPAPEQEPTPAPAPEPSPPPAPAEAAASTNTEEQHTWTLSEPESQKEPLQVTTQEENCQINSDPQPEPAPVTTWAPAQSQSQQASTNSWHPVQVQPQEPPPSQSPPQLPWVTRQNTQTQAQPPPPTNTWTPQIQPSWSQPQEPAQAQTHAQATWAQPPEQPQPHPQVQPPWAQPLEQPQPQPQAQPPWAQPLEQPQPQPQAQPPWAQPLEQPQPQPQVQPPWAQPLEQPHIQQMQPTWGQPQEPVQQQTQAPWAKPLEADTQPQPPWMQPSQQKSQVQPPWVQQAQPESEPQSPWVQQQQNQAPQQAWPQAQAPGQSQPPWVSAQPQQQQQPSINAWPPSQAQAQAQPPWMQAAQAQPQVQPQANLNPWAPVPAQAQPQPSWPQQPLGHGQHSMNSWAQEQNQAQHQPHWAQPAPPQSTPQPNWQPATAKSPPQPSTNTAWPPAQTQPQTHWAPESQQTPVNVSTSMVNTRPSPKPWLPPQNAPQNRTPPSPPQRMHSFTIRQRDSPPINPMATILNPSSAGPAYEMPIVRGKGADMFAKRQSRMEKYVVDSETVEANKACRSTSPTVSLPNEWKYSPNVRAPPSRAYNPMQSPSYPPAATKQLPQSSPASKDKKKAKGKPAPKLNVIDVMKHQPYQLDSSLFTFGPAVVAPKPPAPKPDSSPPNPPAENQPISYEQMAPIQPTGPLNAPYPQQAYGMPMQPMMHEGHYQLTPANVYANPTAYQQPPAGPYQQSYNPQYQQPAPPVYHPQAPQPSNPSYQQAPQVPYPPASSPPYMAAPSVPYQPLPPSSFVVPSFPVAARPESASGGNPVAAPKPRFTAKKSTAQVWKPTAVDKE; encoded by the exons ATGGGCACCGGGGATTACATCTGCGTGACGCTGCGTGGGGGTGCACCCTGGGGATTCACcctgacagagggagagggagacaccTACAGACCTTTCCTCATTACACAg GTGGAAGAAGGAGGCCGCGCCTTCTCGGCCGGAGTGCAGGAGGGTGACGAGGTGGTGTCGCTGAACGGAGAGCCGTGCGCTGATCTCACCCTCTTACGGGCCCTTGCCCTCATCGAGACGTCAATCGActgcctgcagctgcttctcaaAAG ATACGGCTCCATTACTGAAGACGATGAATCAGACACATATTGTGGTGAGAGGGAATCTTCGTCTGATGCTTTAGCGAGCACCACCCTCCACATCCTCTCCCCAAAGCACAGATCCCAAAGCCCGAGGGAACTCTACATAGCCGAGTCCCAGGACGAGGCCTACTATGGGGAGCTGGACAGCAACTCAGAGTCCCCCAAGGGACCCCAGCTGTTTTGCACCCAGCTCGATGCTCCCCCGTCTGATGGTCAGAGAGGCCGAGAGCCTGTTTTCAGGGAGAAAGAAGTACGACAGTGCTTCTCCCCTGGGAACGTGGTGGAGCTCCAGGTTTCCCTGTCTGAGCAAACGTCGGACCGCGCGGGCTGCTCCTCTCTTGGGAGTGCACTCGGGGTCGAGGGGGGACTCTCGAACAGGGAGGTTATCGAGACCATCCACACCTCCACCATATCGCACCGTCTGCCGTGCCCCGTGAGAGAGCCACTGGGCCAGCATGGGGTGGTGCTCGGCTCCCCCTCGGTGCTGGGGCAGGTGGAGGTCATTTTGCAGCAGCCATCAGCATCCGGGGCAGGGAGGGGCATCCTGAGCGTGGGTGGCCCCAGGGTCAGTGGAAGCGTTGGATCCCAAAGTGAaggggaagaaggaggagggcaCTGCGAGGGAGACCCTGGGTCTTTTACGGTCTCATTTGGAATTCCCACAGATGAGGCGtcacaggcagcagagcaggactctgactctgaggggGATCCAGACAAACCTAACAAGCATCGGGCAAGGCACTCCA GGCTCAGGCGTAGCGAGAGTCTGTCCGAGAAGCAGGTGAAGGACCACAAGTCCAAATGTAAACGTATTGCTCTCCTCCTCACGGCTGCTCCGcccaaccccaacaacaaagGGGTGTTGATGTTCAAGAAACATCGGCAAAGGGCCAAGAAGTACACGCTTGTGAGCTACGGCACAGGAGAGGACGAACCAGAGAACAGCGACGACGAGGACGAGGAAGACGAAAAACAAGAAACCCATACTGTTGAATTCACCCTTGTGGCTCCGAACGATTCTGACCTAGATAAGCATTTCCTTACTAATGTCCACAGTAGCAAAGGTGTGCTGACTATCAACTGGGACAAGGGTCTCCTTGAGATTGAAAGGAACCTGAACAACAAAGCAGAGATGGAGTGTTTGCCTGATACCAAGGGAAAGGGTGCCCTTATGTTTGTCCAGCGGCGTCAGAGGATGGATGAGATTTCTGCTGAGCACGATGAGCTTAGGCGCCAGGGGATTCCCGTGGAAGCAGTGCCGGAGCCTGAGAAGAAGACAATGGAGCAGTCCTATATGCAGTCAACAACAGAGGGCCATGCTTACATGGATGTAAATGTACACCAGCAAAGCCAACAGCAACACCAGTGCCAGCAGTATCAAGAACAACAGTTCCATGAGCAACAACATGGCtaccaacagcaacaacaaagctatcaacagcagcaacagaacTACCAACAGCAGCAAGAATACCAACAGTACCAGCAACAGCAGTATGAACAGCAGCAAGTGTATCAACAGCAGCAAGTgtatcagcagcagcaagaaTATCACCAAGAGCACCAGCAAATGCAGCAGTATTCTTCAAACGTCAATGGCACAGTCCAACATCAAGCCAATGAAATGCAGAGTTCTTTCAGCAATCGCACTGCAAAGCCTTTCTCAGTTGAAAAAATGGCGGCTACCCCTTTTTCTCCCGCAATGTGTGGGGCCAATGAAGATTCTGTGGGCCAAGGAGAGGAGCTAGCATCCCGCGATGAGCGCATTGCTACCCCTGCTAGTAGGACTGGCCTTCTGATGGATGCAAGGAAAAGAAATACTGGCAAGCAAATGTTCACATTTAAGGAAGCCCCAAAAGTGTCACCTAACCCAGCATTACTGAACCTCCTCAACAAGGGTGATAAGAAGTTGGGTTTCGAGTCAGGACCTGAGGAAGACTACCTCAGCCTTGGGGCTGAGGCTTGTAATTTCCTCCAGTCTCCACGAGCTAAACAAAAGAATCCTCCACCAGTGGCTCCAAAGCCTGCGATCGACCCCAGCTCTCCTCCTTGGTCCCCACAGATAGAAATGAACAACCAGGACATGGCTCAGTGTGCTGAAAATAGTGTTTCCacacctgctgctgcccccaCCACAGACACTACTCCTGCTCCAGAGCAAGAGCCAACCCCTGCACCTGCTCCTGAgccctctccccctcctgccCCCGCGGAGGCTGCTGCCAGCACCAATACAGAAGAGCAGCACACGTGGACTCTCTCAGAGCCTGAATCTCAAAAAGAGCCTCTCCAAGTGACAACTCAAGAAGAAAATTGTCAAATTAATTCTGATCCGCAGCCTGAGCCTGCACCTGTAACCACCTGGGCTCCAGCACAATCACAGTCACAACAAGCATCTACCAATTCCTGGCATCCAGTTCAAGTGCAACCACAGGAACCACCTCCAAGTCAGTCCCCGCCACAGTTACCTTGGGTGACAAGACAAAATACTCAGACCCAAGCCCAGCCTCCACCCCCCACAAACACTTGGACCCCTCAAATTCAGCCATCCTGGAGTCAGCCTCAAGAACCAGCACAAGCCCAGACACATGCTCAGGCAACCTGGGCCCAGCCTCCAGAGCAACCCCAGCCTCATCCACAGGTCCAACCACCATGGGCCCAGCCTCTAGAGCAACCACAGCCTCAGCCACAG GCCCAACCACCCTGGGCCCAGCCTCTAGAGCAACCACAGCCTCAGCCACAGGCCCAACCACCCTGGGCCCAGCCTCTAGAGCAACCACAGCCTCAGCCACAGGTCCAACCACCCTGGGCCCAGCCTCTAGAGCAGCCACACATTCAGCAAATGCAACCAACTTGGGGTCAGCCTCAAGAaccagtgcagcagcagaccCAGGCCCCATGGGCAAAGCCATTAGAGGCAGATACACAGCCTCAACCACCATGGATGCAACCATCCCAGCAGAAATCCCAAGTACAACCTCCTTGGGTTCAACAGGCTCAGCCAGAATCCGAGCCACAGTCGCCATGggttcaacaacaacagaacCAGGCTCCACAACAAGCTTGGCCACAGGCCCAGGCACCCGGTCAATCACAGCCACCTTGGGTTTCAGCTCAGcctcagcagcaacagcagccttCAATTAATGCATGGCCACCATCACAAGCTCAAGCCCAAGCTCAGCCACCGTGGATGCAAGCAGCCCAAGCACAACCTCAAGTGCAGCCTCAAGCCAATTTGAATCCATGGGCACCAGTACCTGCCCAGGCTCAGCCCCAACCATCATGGCCCCAGCAACCTCTAGGGCATGGACAGCACTCAATGAATTCTTGGGCTCAAGAGCAAAACCAGGCCCAACATCAACCACATTGGGCTCAACCAGCTCCACCCCAGTCCACACCACAGCCAAACTGGCAACCAGCCACTGCAAAGTCTCCACCACAGCCATCAACGAATACAGCCTGGCCTCCAGCTCAGACTCAGCCTCAGACACATTGGGCACCAGAGTCACAGCAAACACCTGTGAATGTTTCCACGTCAATGGTGAACACTCGTCCTTCTCCAAAACCATGGCTTCCACCACAAAATGCCCCACAAAACCGCACTCCACCCTCTCCACCCCAGCGGATGCACTCTTTTACCATACGTCAAAGAGATTCACCACCAATCAACCCGATGGCCACTATCTTAAACCCATCTTCTGCAGGTCCAGCTTATGAGATGCCAATTGTAAGAGGGAAGGGAGCTGATATGTTTGCCAAGAGACAGTCTCGTATGGAGAAGTATGTTGTGGACTCCGAGACTGTGGAAGCGAACAAGGCGTGCCGGTCAACATCACCAACTGTCTCCTTACCAAATGAGTGGAAATATAGTCCTAATGTACGTGCTCCACCTTCGCGGGCGTATAATCCTATGCAGTCCCCTTCTTATCCCCCAGCAGCGACAAAGCAGCTCCCTCAATCTAGTCCTGCATCCAAAGATAAGAAAAAAGCCAAAGGGAAACCTGCCCCTAAACTTAATGTTATAGATGTGATGAAGCATCAACCATATCAACTTGATTCCTCACTCTTTACTTTTGGTCCAGCAGTGGTGGCTCCCAAGCCCCCTGCGCCTAAGCCCGACAGTTCCCCTCCTAACCCCCCTGCTGAAAACCAACCAATTAGTTATGAGCAAATGGCTCCCATCCAGCCAACTGGACCACTTAATGCTCCATACCCCCAGCAGGCCTATGGGATGCCCATGCAGCCAATGATGCATGAGGGCCACTACCAGCTAACCCCAGCTAATGTTTATGCCAACCCTACTGCTTATCAGCAACCCCCTGCTGGCCCTTACCAGCAATCATATAACCCACAGTATCAACAACCTGCCCCACCTGTTTATCATCCCCAAGCTCCTCAACCTTCAAACCCTTCCTACCAACAGGCACCGCAGGTTCCTTACCCACCGGCCAGCAGCCCTCCCTACATGGCGGCTCCTTCAGTGCCTTACCAGCCGCTGCCTCCCAGTAGCTTTGTGGTTCCTAGTTTCCCTGTGGCTGCTAGGCCTGAATCTGCATCAGGTGGCAACCCTGTAGCTGCTCCTAAGCCTAGATTTACAGCCAAAAAGAGCACGGCTCAGGTGTGGAAGCCGACAGCAGTTGATAAAGAGTGA
- the LOC117751777 gene encoding synaptopodin-2 isoform X5: MGTGDYICVTLRGGAPWGFTLTEGEGDTYRPFLITQVEEGGRAFSAGVQEGDEVVSLNGEPCADLTLLRALALIETSIDCLQLLLKRYGSITEDDESDTYCGERESSSDALASTTLHILSPKHRSQSPRELYIAESQDEAYYGELDSNSESPKGPQLFCTQLDAPPSDGQRGREPVFREKEVRQCFSPGNVVELQVSLSEQTSDRAGCSSLGSALGVEGGLSNREVIETIHTSTISHRLPCPVREPLGQHGVVLGSPSVLGQVEVILQQPSASGAGRGILSVGGPRVSGSVGSQSEGEEGGGHCEGDPGSFTVSFGIPTDEASQAAEQDSDSEGDPDKPNKHRARHSRLRRSESLSEKQVKDHKSKCKRIALLLTAAPPNPNNKGVLMFKKHRQRAKKYTLVSYGTGEDEPENSDDEDEEDEKQETHTVEFTLVAPNDSDLDKHFLTNVHSSKGVLTINWDKGLLEIERNLNNKAEMECLPDTKGKGALMFVQRRQRMDEISAEHDELRRQGIPVEAVPEPEKKTMEQSYMQSTTEGHAYMDVNVHQQSQQQHQCQQYQEQQFHEQQHGYQQQQQSYQQQQQNYQQQQEYQQYQQQQYEQQQVYQQQQVYQQQQEYHQEHQQMQQYSSNVNGTVQHQANEMQSSFSNRTAKPFSVEKMAATPFSPAMCGANEDSVGQGEELASRDERIATPASRTGLLMDARKRNTGKQMFTFKEAPKVSPNPALLNLLNKGDKKLGFESGPEEDYLSLGAEACNFLQSPRAKQKNPPPVAPKPAIDPSSPPWSPQIEMNNQDMAQCAENSVSTPAAAPTTDTTPAPEQEPTPAPAPEPSPPPAPAEAAASTNTEEQHTWTLSEPESQKEPLQVTTQEENCQINSDPQPEPAPVTTWAPAQSQSQQASTNSWHPVQVQPQEPPPSQSPPQLPWVTRQNTQTQAQPPPPTNTWTPQIQPSWSQPQEPAQAQTHAQATWAQPPEQPQPHPQVQPPWAQPLEQPQPQPQVQQPWAQPLEQPQPQPQAQPPWAQPLEQPQPQPQAQPPWAQPLEQPQPQPQVQPPWAQPLEQPHIQQMQPTWGQPQEPVQQQTQAPWAKPLEADTQPQPPWMQPSQQKSQVQPPWVQQAQPESEPQSPWVQQQQNQAPQQAWPQAQAPGQSQPPWVSAQPQQQQQPSINAWPPSQAQAQAQPPWMQAAQAQPQVQPQANLNPWAPVPAQAQPQPSWPQQPLGHGQHSMNSWAQEQNQAQHQPHWAQPAPPQSTPQPNWQPATAKSPPQPSTNTAWPPAQTQPQTHWAPESQQTPVNVSTSMVNTRPSPKPWLPPQNAPQNRTPPSPPQRMHSFTIRQRDSPPINPMATILNPSSAGPAYEMPIVRGKGADMFAKRQSRMEKYVVDSETVEANKACRSTSPTVSLPNEWKYSPNALGSYSLSPPARTPFRGQKSASMTSSPRPPTRAFATPTARQGSRLEKGHKPLSPWEAASRHPLGLVDDAFSFRNLHQTLASNVRLAAQRKLLPEPPAEWKAGSSYQAPQKTGSQTWSQSRSQSRAPLPSFVSPAKSVVSSVAGPAGYRSLPRQWQPRRPVTEASLGPSASSFEYKRPLGTYKSVYTSNTWNWRR; encoded by the exons ATGGGCACCGGGGATTACATCTGCGTGACGCTGCGTGGGGGTGCACCCTGGGGATTCACcctgacagagggagagggagacaccTACAGACCTTTCCTCATTACACAg GTGGAAGAAGGAGGCCGCGCCTTCTCGGCCGGAGTGCAGGAGGGTGACGAGGTGGTGTCGCTGAACGGAGAGCCGTGCGCTGATCTCACCCTCTTACGGGCCCTTGCCCTCATCGAGACGTCAATCGActgcctgcagctgcttctcaaAAG ATACGGCTCCATTACTGAAGACGATGAATCAGACACATATTGTGGTGAGAGGGAATCTTCGTCTGATGCTTTAGCGAGCACCACCCTCCACATCCTCTCCCCAAAGCACAGATCCCAAAGCCCGAGGGAACTCTACATAGCCGAGTCCCAGGACGAGGCCTACTATGGGGAGCTGGACAGCAACTCAGAGTCCCCCAAGGGACCCCAGCTGTTTTGCACCCAGCTCGATGCTCCCCCGTCTGATGGTCAGAGAGGCCGAGAGCCTGTTTTCAGGGAGAAAGAAGTACGACAGTGCTTCTCCCCTGGGAACGTGGTGGAGCTCCAGGTTTCCCTGTCTGAGCAAACGTCGGACCGCGCGGGCTGCTCCTCTCTTGGGAGTGCACTCGGGGTCGAGGGGGGACTCTCGAACAGGGAGGTTATCGAGACCATCCACACCTCCACCATATCGCACCGTCTGCCGTGCCCCGTGAGAGAGCCACTGGGCCAGCATGGGGTGGTGCTCGGCTCCCCCTCGGTGCTGGGGCAGGTGGAGGTCATTTTGCAGCAGCCATCAGCATCCGGGGCAGGGAGGGGCATCCTGAGCGTGGGTGGCCCCAGGGTCAGTGGAAGCGTTGGATCCCAAAGTGAaggggaagaaggaggagggcaCTGCGAGGGAGACCCTGGGTCTTTTACGGTCTCATTTGGAATTCCCACAGATGAGGCGtcacaggcagcagagcaggactctgactctgaggggGATCCAGACAAACCTAACAAGCATCGGGCAAGGCACTCCA GGCTCAGGCGTAGCGAGAGTCTGTCCGAGAAGCAGGTGAAGGACCACAAGTCCAAATGTAAACGTATTGCTCTCCTCCTCACGGCTGCTCCGcccaaccccaacaacaaagGGGTGTTGATGTTCAAGAAACATCGGCAAAGGGCCAAGAAGTACACGCTTGTGAGCTACGGCACAGGAGAGGACGAACCAGAGAACAGCGACGACGAGGACGAGGAAGACGAAAAACAAGAAACCCATACTGTTGAATTCACCCTTGTGGCTCCGAACGATTCTGACCTAGATAAGCATTTCCTTACTAATGTCCACAGTAGCAAAGGTGTGCTGACTATCAACTGGGACAAGGGTCTCCTTGAGATTGAAAGGAACCTGAACAACAAAGCAGAGATGGAGTGTTTGCCTGATACCAAGGGAAAGGGTGCCCTTATGTTTGTCCAGCGGCGTCAGAGGATGGATGAGATTTCTGCTGAGCACGATGAGCTTAGGCGCCAGGGGATTCCCGTGGAAGCAGTGCCGGAGCCTGAGAAGAAGACAATGGAGCAGTCCTATATGCAGTCAACAACAGAGGGCCATGCTTACATGGATGTAAATGTACACCAGCAAAGCCAACAGCAACACCAGTGCCAGCAGTATCAAGAACAACAGTTCCATGAGCAACAACATGGCtaccaacagcaacaacaaagctatcaacagcagcaacagaacTACCAACAGCAGCAAGAATACCAACAGTACCAGCAACAGCAGTATGAACAGCAGCAAGTGTATCAACAGCAGCAAGTgtatcagcagcagcaagaaTATCACCAAGAGCACCAGCAAATGCAGCAGTATTCTTCAAACGTCAATGGCACAGTCCAACATCAAGCCAATGAAATGCAGAGTTCTTTCAGCAATCGCACTGCAAAGCCTTTCTCAGTTGAAAAAATGGCGGCTACCCCTTTTTCTCCCGCAATGTGTGGGGCCAATGAAGATTCTGTGGGCCAAGGAGAGGAGCTAGCATCCCGCGATGAGCGCATTGCTACCCCTGCTAGTAGGACTGGCCTTCTGATGGATGCAAGGAAAAGAAATACTGGCAAGCAAATGTTCACATTTAAGGAAGCCCCAAAAGTGTCACCTAACCCAGCATTACTGAACCTCCTCAACAAGGGTGATAAGAAGTTGGGTTTCGAGTCAGGACCTGAGGAAGACTACCTCAGCCTTGGGGCTGAGGCTTGTAATTTCCTCCAGTCTCCACGAGCTAAACAAAAGAATCCTCCACCAGTGGCTCCAAAGCCTGCGATCGACCCCAGCTCTCCTCCTTGGTCCCCACAGATAGAAATGAACAACCAGGACATGGCTCAGTGTGCTGAAAATAGTGTTTCCacacctgctgctgcccccaCCACAGACACTACTCCTGCTCCAGAGCAAGAGCCAACCCCTGCACCTGCTCCTGAgccctctccccctcctgccCCCGCGGAGGCTGCTGCCAGCACCAATACAGAAGAGCAGCACACGTGGACTCTCTCAGAGCCTGAATCTCAAAAAGAGCCTCTCCAAGTGACAACTCAAGAAGAAAATTGTCAAATTAATTCTGATCCGCAGCCTGAGCCTGCACCTGTAACCACCTGGGCTCCAGCACAATCACAGTCACAACAAGCATCTACCAATTCCTGGCATCCAGTTCAAGTGCAACCACAGGAACCACCTCCAAGTCAGTCCCCGCCACAGTTACCTTGGGTGACAAGACAAAATACTCAGACCCAAGCCCAGCCTCCACCCCCCACAAACACTTGGACCCCTCAAATTCAGCCATCCTGGAGTCAGCCTCAAGAACCAGCACAAGCCCAGACACATGCTCAGGCAACCTGGGCCCAGCCTCCAGAGCAACCCCAGCCTCATCCACAGGTCCAACCACCATGGGCCCAGCCTCTAGAGCAACCACAGCCTCAGCCACAGGTTCAGCAACCCTGGGCCCAGCCTCTAGAGCAACCACAGCCTCAGCCACAGGCCCAACCACCCTGGGCCCAGCCTCTAGAGCAACCACAGCCTCAGCCACAGGCCCAACCACCCTGGGCCCAGCCTCTAGAGCAACCACAGCCTCAGCCACAGGTCCAACCACCCTGGGCCCAGCCTCTAGAGCAGCCACACATTCAGCAAATGCAACCAACTTGGGGTCAGCCTCAAGAaccagtgcagcagcagaccCAGGCCCCATGGGCAAAGCCATTAGAGGCAGATACACAGCCTCAACCACCATGGATGCAACCATCCCAGCAGAAATCCCAAGTACAACCTCCTTGGGTTCAACAGGCTCAGCCAGAATCCGAGCCACAGTCGCCATGggttcaacaacaacagaacCAGGCTCCACAACAAGCTTGGCCACAGGCCCAGGCACCCGGTCAATCACAGCCACCTTGGGTTTCAGCTCAGcctcagcagcaacagcagccttCAATTAATGCATGGCCACCATCACAAGCTCAAGCCCAAGCTCAGCCACCGTGGATGCAAGCAGCCCAAGCACAACCTCAAGTGCAGCCTCAAGCCAATTTGAATCCATGGGCACCAGTACCTGCCCAGGCTCAGCCCCAACCATCATGGCCCCAGCAACCTCTAGGGCATGGACAGCACTCAATGAATTCTTGGGCTCAAGAGCAAAACCAGGCCCAACATCAACCACATTGGGCTCAACCAGCTCCACCCCAGTCCACACCACAGCCAAACTGGCAACCAGCCACTGCAAAGTCTCCACCACAGCCATCAACGAATACAGCCTGGCCTCCAGCTCAGACTCAGCCTCAGACACATTGGGCACCAGAGTCACAGCAAACACCTGTGAATGTTTCCACGTCAATGGTGAACACTCGTCCTTCTCCAAAACCATGGCTTCCACCACAAAATGCCCCACAAAACCGCACTCCACCCTCTCCACCCCAGCGGATGCACTCTTTTACCATACGTCAAAGAGATTCACCACCAATCAACCCGATGGCCACTATCTTAAACCCATCTTCTGCAGGTCCAGCTTATGAGATGCCAATTGTAAGAGGGAAGGGAGCTGATATGTTTGCCAAGAGACAGTCTCGTATGGAGAAGTATGTTGTGGACTCCGAGACTGTGGAAGCGAACAAGGCGTGCCGGTCAACATCACCAACTGTCTCCTTACCAAATGAGTGGAAATATAGTCCTAAT GCACTTGGCAGCTACTCTCTTTCCCCACCAGCCAGAACACCATTCAGAGGCCAGAAGTCCGCCTCGATGACTTCTTCCCCGAGGCCTCCGACTCGGGCCTTCGCAACTCCCACAGCAAGGCAGGGATCCCGGCTGGAGAAGGGCCACAAGCCCCTTTCCCCCTGGGAGGCGGCCTCCCGACACCCCCTGGGCCTGGTGGATGATGCCTTCTCTTTCCGGAACCTCCACCAAACCCTCGCCTCCAACGTCCGTTTGGCAGCCCAGCGCAAACTGCTGCCCGAGCCGCCGGCGGAATGGAAGGCCGGGAGTTCTTACCAAGCCCCTCAGAAAACTGGCAGCCAGACTTGGAGCCAGAGCCGCAGTCAGAGTCGGGCCCCCCTGCCATCGTTTGTGTCCCCAGCAAAGAGCGTTGTCTCCTCTGTCGCTGGTCCGGCCGGGTACCGGTCTCTGCCCAGACAGTGGCAGCCTCGGAGGCCTGTGACAGAGGCCAGCCTTGGGCCCTCTGCCTCTTCCTTTGAGTATAAGAGGCCCTTGGGAACTTACAAGTCTGTGTACACCAGCAACACTTGGAATTGGAGACGGTAG